The window GCCCGTCACCGCCACCCCGGGACCGGCCCCGAGCGGCTCCAGGGTGAGCCGCGTACCGCCCGGATCCCGTACGCAGCTCACCTGGCGGGGCTCCAGCCACCCGAGCTTCCACTTGTGCCAGCCGAACAGGTCGGGCGCAAGGCCGAACTGGCTGCCCATCAGGTCCCAGTCGCCGACGTAGGTGTCCCAGTCGCCCTCGCCGTCCACCGGGCGGTGGTACAGGTCCGGCAGATCGAAGACATGGCCCGTCTCATGGGCGAGCACCAGCCGGTCCGGCGGATGCTGCTCGAACACCGTGACGACCCGTCGGAGCTGCGTTCCGTCGACGCTCAGCGGGGTGTCCAGGTTGACGACCTTCGTGGCGTCGGAGTCCACCCCGGGCGCGTCCGGATCGGCGACGAAGTAGACGACGTCGTAGCGGGAGAAGTCGACCCGGCTGTCGGCGGCGGCGAGCGCGTCGCGCAGATAGGCAGCCCGGTGCACGGGCTGCCAGTCACGCTGTATGGCGTACGCCGTCGAAGGCCGCGGCATCCGGATCCAGTCCCCGAGCGGATGCGGGCGCAGCGTGAACCTGCCGTAGGAGGCACGCTCGAAGAAGCGGCTGGTGCCCGGGAAGTGGTCGGCGGTCAGCTCGGCGGGGCTGGTCAGCGGGACCGAGTCGGGGAAGGACAGGAACACCATCACCGCGTCCAGCGAGCGGGCCGGGCGCGGATAGGCGGCGTTCCAGGTGTCCAGGCCCTCCGAGTGGTGGGCCTCGGTGCGTTGCAGAGCACAGGGCTCCGCCGAGAAGGGCTCGGCGACCGAGGGGGCGGAGATCAGGGAGGTCGCGGTGAGCGCGGACATCGTGGTGAACAGGGCGGCGGTGGTGCGCAGTCGGGGCCATTCGCGCAGCCGGATGCCGAGTCCCCGAAACGTCGCACGGGTGAGTTCCCTGAGCGGGAGCTGACGCGGCACGTGGACCTCCGGGAGCGGTTCGCGGGACACCGCACCCAGCCTGTGGGAATTTGTCGTACAACGCCCTGTTTGTCTGCACCGGAAGAGTGAGGAGGGCCGAGGCCGACACCCCCGAATCGCTCACGGACCGTCACATGTGGTCGAGGGGCTGCTGAACCCGTCCAGCTGCGGGCAGAAACGAATTGTCAGCTCGGTGGCTCGGCCCAGGACACTGGACAGTGGCTGGAAGGCCCCCGACCCAGCCTCTATGATCGGCACACTTTCCTGACCCTTTCCTGTACTGTCCTGATCCCTTTCCTGCACGGACCCGGCCCGGCGGCCGCCAGGTCGGTCGGCCATCCCGACGAGACCCATCCGAAGATCGAGTGCACTGCGGGAGCGAGCGGTGAGCGGAACGTCCGAAGGGCCGGCGCCCGCGGCAGATCTCATCGGGCCGGCTGTCACAGAGAGTAGTCAAGGGCCCCCTCCTCATACCGGTCCGCACGACCGGCCACCCACCACGCCTTTCCGGTCCGCCTTCGACGCCGCTCCCCTGGCGATGGCGGTCGTCGACCGCGAAGGCCTGGTCACGGGCGCCAACCCGGCACTCGGCGAGCTGCTCGGCCGCAGCCCGCAGGCGCTGGCCGGGACGATCGCCGCCGATCTGGTGGACCTGACGTCGGACGCCCGCACCTGGCACGCGTACCGCGAGGTGCTGCGCGGCCGGCAGGCACGGCTGCGCTGCACCCGCCGGCTGAAGCACCCCGACGGGCACTGCCTGTGGGTGCAGGTCGCCATCGCGCCGCTGCCCGCCGAGGAGCGCGGCGGGGTGCTGCTGTCGGTCGCCGACATCAGCGCCCGTCGTGAACTCCAGGCCCGGCTGCGGCACTTGCAGAACCACGACCCGGTGACCCGGCTGCCCAACCGCACACTGTTCTTCGAGCGTCTGTCGGCGGCGCTGGAGGCGGAGGCGTACGAGGAGGGCGGCACCGGTCGGATCGGACTGTGCTATCTGGACCTCGACGGCTTCAAGGCGGTCAACGACACCCTCGGCCACCGGGTGGGCGACCGGCTGCTGGCGGCCGTGGCGGAGCGCTTGACCAGGTGCGCGGACGAGGCGGGGTACGCCAGGGCGAGCACACCGCTGGTGGCGAGGCTCGGCGGCGATGAATTCGCCCTGCTGGTCGAGGACTCGACGGGCACCGAGCAACTCGCCGATCTCGCCGACTCGGTACTCAAGGCCCTCCAGGCCCCCTTCGACATCTCGGGCCGCAGGCTGTCGGTGTCGGCGTCGATCGGGGTCGTGGAGCGGCACGCCGCCGGGACCAGCCCCACCGCGCTGATGCAGGCCGCCGACACCACGCTGTACTGGGCGAAGGCCGACGGCAAGAGCCGCTGGACGCTCTTCGACCCCGAGCGCAACGCCCACCGTATGACCCGCCAGGCCCTCGCCTCCACGCTCCGGCCCGCCATCGAGCGCGGGGAGTTCGTGCTGGAGTACCAGCCGCTGGTGTGCATGGAGGACGGGCGGCTGCGCGGGGTGGAGGCGCTGGTCCGATGGAATCATCCGCAGTTCGGACTGCTGACGCCGAATCGGTTCATCGGACTGGCCGAGGAGGACGGCTCGATCGTGCCGCTCGGCCGCTGGGTGCTGGCCACCGCCTGCCGCCAGGCCCGCCGTTGGCAACTGGCCCATCCGGACGAGCCGCCGATCTTCGTCAGCGTCAATGTGGCAGTCCGTCAGGTCTGGGACTCCGACCTGGTCGCGGACGTGGACCGGATCCTCGCGGAGACGGGCCTCGCCCCGCACCTGCTCCAACTGGAGCTGACCGAGTCCGCGGTGATGGGCTCGGGCGGCCGACCGCAGCAGGCGCTGCAGGCCCTCAGCGACATGGGCGTCCACATCGCGATCGACGACTTCGGCACGGGGTATTCGAACCTCGCGTACCTGAGCCGGCTTCCGGTGTCGGTACTGAAGCTGGACGGTTCCTTCGTCAAGGGTTTCCAGTACGACGGTGAAGGCATCGCGCCCAACCCCGCGGACGAGGTCGTCGTGGAGGCGATGATCCAGCTCGCCCATCGTCTCGGCCTGACCGTGACCGCGGAGTGCGTGGAGACCTCGGCGCAGGCGTCGCGGCTACGGCGGATCGGGTGCGACACCGGCCAGGGGTGGCTGTACTCCCGGCCGGTGACGCCGGATCGTATCTCCGAGCTGCTGCGCTCGCCCGGGGTTCAGGCGGTCGCGCGCAATCCGTAGGCGTCCGCGACGAGTTCGTAGGAACGCAGCCGCAGCGCGCCGCTGTGCGCGTGGGACGTGAGCATCAACTCGTCGGCGCCGGTGCGCTTGTGGAGCTCGTCGAGCCCGGAGCGGACCTCGTCGGCGGTGCCGTGCACGATGTTGGCGCCCCAGGACTCGATGAACTCATCCTCCATGGCGCTGAATTGATGCGCCTCCGCCTCTTCGGGACTGGGGAAGAGCCCGGGCCGCCCGGTCCGCAGCCGCACCATGTTCAGTCCGGTGGCCCGCACCTGCCGCCTGGCCTCCTTCTCGTCGTCGGTGGCGAGGACGGAGACGCCTATCAGGGCGTAGGGGGCGTCGAGGACCTCGGACGGCTGGAAGGACTCCCGGTAGAGGTCGAGCGCCGGGACGGTGTTGTGCGCGGAGAAGTGGTGCGCGAAGGCGAAGGGCAGGCCGAGCGCGCCGGCGAGCCGGGCGCTGAAGCCGGAGGAGCCGAGGAGCCAGACGGGCGGCCGGTGCGGGCTCTGGACCCCGCCGGGGGCAGTCGCCTGGACCGGCCCGGGGACGGCGTGGATACGCCGGTAGGGGTGCCCGTCCGGGAAGTCGTCGTCAAGGAAACGGGTCAGCTCGGCGAGCTGCTGGGGGAAGTCGTCGGCACCCTCGTTGAGCCGGTCGCTGCGGCGCAGGGCGGCGGCGGTGGCCCCGTCCGTGCCCGGCGCCCGCCCGAGCCCGAGGTCGATCCGGCCCGGGGCGAGCGCCTCCAGGGTGCCGAACTGCTCCGCGATGACCAGCGGGGCGTGGTTGGGGAGCATCACACCGCCGGAGCCGAGGCGGATCCGGGAGGTGTGGGCGGCGAGGTGGGCGAGGATCACGGCCGGGGAGGAGGAGGCCACCCCGGGCATGGAGTGATGCTCGGCGACCCAGTACCGGTGGAACCCGCGGGACTCCGTGAAACGGGCGAGCTCGACGCTGGTCCTGAGGGCATCGGTGGCGGTACTGCCGACGCCGACGGTGACCAGGTCGAGTACGGAGAGGGGGACGGGGGCGGTGCCCTGTACTGCGCCCCGGATCTCGTCTGCCGCCATCGGTGGATGCCTCCTGAAGTGCGCCGGCGTGGTCCTGGCGGTAACAGGAGGGGGTCTCCGGTTTATTCCCTCACACCTGCACGATCGGCTCCCGGGTGAACAGCAACCCGAGCGCCGGGGCGTTCACCCTGCGGTCCGCCAGGCGCAGCGCCTCCCAGACCGTCACCTGGTTCGCCGTCAGGACCGGTTTCCCCAGTTCCTTCTCCAGGGTGGGGATCACGGCCGCCGTGTGCAGGGCCGTGTCCGGGAGCAGTACCGCCTCCGCCGCCTCGTCGTCGGCCTGCCGGGCCAGGGCCAGGACGTCCTCCTCCGTCCACTGCCCCACCTCCGCCGCCGTGATGATGCCGGAGCCGCGCACCGACACCACCTCGGCTCCGCCCGCCCTCAGGAAGGCGGCGAACAGGTCGGCCACGTCGTCGGGGTAGGTCGCGCCCACCGCCACCCGGCGCACCCCGAGCTCCGCCGCCGCGTGCACAAAGGCGAAGGACGTCGAGGAGGCCGGCATGCCCGCCGTACGGGCCAGGGCGCGGACCTGATCGTGGGCGCCCTCCCAGCCGTAGACGAAGCTGCCGCTCGTGCACGCCCAGACCACCGCCTCCGCGCCCGTCAGACGCAGTTGCTCCACGCCCGCCGCCAGGCGCTCCGCGGAGCCCATCTCCTTCAGGGCGTCGACCCGGTGCGCGTCCTCGCCGATGTCCGTGTGCACCAGGTCCACCCGGATGTCGCTGCCCAGGAGCTGCTCGATGCGTGGATAGTCGTCCTCGGCGGAGTGGCCCGGGTAGAGGAATCCGAGTGCCGTCATGTCGAACCTTCCTGCTGCTGTTCCACGTCCGGAAGTGCGGGACCGCTGCGGGCCGCCGGGTCGATCAGCGCCTGATACG of the Streptomyces sp. NBC_00287 genome contains:
- a CDS encoding M6 family metalloprotease domain-containing protein, producing MSREPLPEVHVPRQLPLRELTRATFRGLGIRLREWPRLRTTAALFTTMSALTATSLISAPSVAEPFSAEPCALQRTEAHHSEGLDTWNAAYPRPARSLDAVMVFLSFPDSVPLTSPAELTADHFPGTSRFFERASYGRFTLRPHPLGDWIRMPRPSTAYAIQRDWQPVHRAAYLRDALAAADSRVDFSRYDVVYFVADPDAPGVDSDATKVVNLDTPLSVDGTQLRRVVTVFEQHPPDRLVLAHETGHVFDLPDLYHRPVDGEGDWDTYVGDWDLMGSQFGLAPDLFGWHKWKLGWLEPRQVSCVRDPGGTRLTLEPLGAGPGVAVTGAAGAPAFGLGGGTKLAVVRTGADSALAFEARGRIGNDAGACRDGVLVYRVRSGAESGRGPVEVIDAHPHTEACWEDSVYPPLADAPIALGESFTVPGEAVRVEVEGRTPAGAWTVRITTG
- a CDS encoding putative bifunctional diguanylate cyclase/phosphodiesterase: MSGTSEGPAPAADLIGPAVTESSQGPPPHTGPHDRPPTTPFRSAFDAAPLAMAVVDREGLVTGANPALGELLGRSPQALAGTIAADLVDLTSDARTWHAYREVLRGRQARLRCTRRLKHPDGHCLWVQVAIAPLPAEERGGVLLSVADISARRELQARLRHLQNHDPVTRLPNRTLFFERLSAALEAEAYEEGGTGRIGLCYLDLDGFKAVNDTLGHRVGDRLLAAVAERLTRCADEAGYARASTPLVARLGGDEFALLVEDSTGTEQLADLADSVLKALQAPFDISGRRLSVSASIGVVERHAAGTSPTALMQAADTTLYWAKADGKSRWTLFDPERNAHRMTRQALASTLRPAIERGEFVLEYQPLVCMEDGRLRGVEALVRWNHPQFGLLTPNRFIGLAEEDGSIVPLGRWVLATACRQARRWQLAHPDEPPIFVSVNVAVRQVWDSDLVADVDRILAETGLAPHLLQLELTESAVMGSGGRPQQALQALSDMGVHIAIDDFGTGYSNLAYLSRLPVSVLKLDGSFVKGFQYDGEGIAPNPADEVVVEAMIQLAHRLGLTVTAECVETSAQASRLRRIGCDTGQGWLYSRPVTPDRISELLRSPGVQAVARNP
- a CDS encoding LLM class flavin-dependent oxidoreductase — its product is MAADEIRGAVQGTAPVPLSVLDLVTVGVGSTATDALRTSVELARFTESRGFHRYWVAEHHSMPGVASSSPAVILAHLAAHTSRIRLGSGGVMLPNHAPLVIAEQFGTLEALAPGRIDLGLGRAPGTDGATAAALRRSDRLNEGADDFPQQLAELTRFLDDDFPDGHPYRRIHAVPGPVQATAPGGVQSPHRPPVWLLGSSGFSARLAGALGLPFAFAHHFSAHNTVPALDLYRESFQPSEVLDAPYALIGVSVLATDDEKEARRQVRATGLNMVRLRTGRPGLFPSPEEAEAHQFSAMEDEFIESWGANIVHGTADEVRSGLDELHKRTGADELMLTSHAHSGALRLRSYELVADAYGLRATA
- a CDS encoding maleate cis-trans isomerase family protein; amino-acid sequence: MTALGFLYPGHSAEDDYPRIEQLLGSDIRVDLVHTDIGEDAHRVDALKEMGSAERLAAGVEQLRLTGAEAVVWACTSGSFVYGWEGAHDQVRALARTAGMPASSTSFAFVHAAAELGVRRVAVGATYPDDVADLFAAFLRAGGAEVVSVRGSGIITAAEVGQWTEEDVLALARQADDEAAEAVLLPDTALHTAAVIPTLEKELGKPVLTANQVTVWEALRLADRRVNAPALGLLFTREPIVQV